The following proteins come from a genomic window of Hydractinia symbiolongicarpus strain clone_291-10 chromosome 2, HSymV2.1, whole genome shotgun sequence:
- the LOC130629816 gene encoding uncharacterized protein LOC130629816 gives MPDVTGDITGRRRKVTYKGAEYFGSIYLRKRQKLNLDIMATISNIEESMRSFINVTKVRELLSRLDSLMKEFIEVSEQYRRTLTPEETALDDQVVDRAEGEVYLLKTRSIKWLRDAEQKLERDVSPLRTSTRSRSESQLSRRSRSSRATSSQFSKRSTQEKIADEAAKLAELRVAENFAESKHLLARTQLQEKIAKSEAKMAAYKTFTSNQHGDVSNYDKFKEETCRYKNATFVSKDLNNHHHAGDKNYQDASPSLSRAVGDVFNSLGRSNVSANQPDVTNFQQHDNDELQSTFSRKHESTRDQDLAAALRDLLLQQGAPTVIWTSSMATFWSSSTS, from the coding sequence ATGCCAGATGTGACTGGTGACATCACTGGACGTAGACGGAAAGTGACGTACAAGGGCGCTGAATACTTTGGAAGTATCTATCTTCGAAAACGTCAGAAGTTGAATTTGGACATCATGGCTACGATTTCAAACATCGAAGAGTCAATGAGAAGCTTCATAAATGTAACGAAAGTTCGAGAGTTGCTGTCAAGACTGGATTCCTTGATGAAGGAATTCATAGAAGTCAGCGAACAGTACAGACGCACTCTGACACCCGAGGAAACTGCTTTAGATGATCAAGTGGTGGATAGAGCAGAGGGTGAGGTCTATCTTCTGAAGACCAGAAGTATCAAGTGGTTGCGCGACGCTGAGCAGAAACTGGAGCGCGACGTCTCTCCTTTGCGTACCTCGACCAGAAGCCGCTCAGAAAGCCAACTGTCAAGAAGAAGTCGTTCAAGTAGAGCGACAAGCAGCCAATTTTCAAAAAGATCGACGCAAGAAAAGATAGCTGATGAAGCGGCGAAGCTTGCTGAGCTTCGAGTTGCAGAAAATTTTGCTGAAAGCAAGCATCTTTTGGCAAGAACACAGCTGCAAGAGAAAATTGCGAAGTCAGAAGCAAAAATGGCTGCGTACAAGACGTTCACCTCGAACCAACATGGTGACGTCAGCAATTACGACAAGTTTAAGGAAGAAACTTGCCGTTACAAAAATGCAACATTTGTGTCTAAGGACCTGAATAACCATCATCATGCTGGAGACAAAAACTATCAAGACGCAAGTCCTAGCTTATCACGAGCCGTTGGCGATGTTTTTAATTCACTTGGAAGAAGCAATGTATCAGCCAATCAACCAGATGTTACAAACTTCCAGCAACATGATAATGATGAACTACAATCAACATTTTCGAGGAAGCATGAATCAACGCGTGATCAAGATCTCGCGGCAGCATTGCGAGATTTGTTGCTGCAGCAAGGTGCCCCGACGGTGATTTGGACATCTTCGATGGCAACGTTTTGGAGTTCAAGTACTTCATAA